The following coding sequences are from one Chloroflexota bacterium window:
- a CDS encoding mechanosensitive ion channel family protein produces the protein MAELWKANPQHWLTNWELTFETTIGPLILPLIQSIVVLSITWLLASWVRSVVRKSLGGTRADLNVVILISRIAYLTVILLGTVWVLGILGVSWTTLLTFLGVISLAISLAAQDILKNIFAGLYLLIERPFRIGEQITVRDFSGLVEDVRLRTTVLRTPDDQQVIIPNATIFMEVLVNKGTYSAQASKAGASGTAKGESRAIVDGREGNIV, from the coding sequence ATGGCTGAGCTATGGAAGGCCAACCCACAACATTGGCTGACGAACTGGGAGCTAACCTTCGAAACGACTATCGGCCCGCTAATTTTACCGTTGATTCAAAGTATAGTGGTGCTCAGCATCACCTGGTTGCTGGCCAGCTGGGTGCGAAGCGTTGTGCGTAAGAGTCTCGGAGGCACACGCGCCGATCTCAACGTCGTTATCCTTATTTCTCGTATCGCCTATTTAACCGTCATCTTGCTGGGAACCGTCTGGGTACTCGGTATCCTCGGGGTAAGTTGGACAACCTTGCTGACCTTCTTAGGGGTAATCAGCTTAGCTATCAGCCTGGCGGCACAGGACATCTTGAAGAATATATTCGCGGGTCTCTATTTACTCATAGAGCGTCCCTTCCGTATCGGTGAACAGATTACGGTAAGGGATTTCAGCGGCCTGGTTGAGGATGTGAGGTTACGAACAACTGTCTTGCGCACCCCAGATGATCAACAAGTTATCATTCCTAATGCCACAATATTTATGGAAGTACTGGTGAACAAGGGCACTTATAGTGCCCAGGCCAGCAAGGCTGGGGCATCTGGGACAGCAAAGGGGGAAAGTCGTGCTATAGTTGACGGTCGAGAAGGCAATATTGTATAA
- the hpt gene encoding hypoxanthine phosphoribosyltransferase, whose translation MTSIANDVDRILISPEELQAKIRELGKQITHDYQGKNLMLVGILKGAVMFMADLIRAIDLPLEIDFMAISSYGASTESSGVVRILKDLDTSLEDKDVLIVEDIVDTGLTLRYIRENLWSRNPASLRVCTLLNKQKARKADVQLDYVGFEIPDHFVIGYGLDFVENYRNLPFVGILKAELYAAKV comes from the coding sequence ATGACCAGTATAGCAAACGATGTCGATCGAATACTTATCTCCCCGGAAGAGCTACAGGCGAAGATTCGGGAACTGGGCAAGCAGATCACGCATGATTATCAGGGAAAGAATCTGATGTTAGTGGGGATCTTAAAGGGGGCCGTGATGTTTATGGCTGACTTGATTCGAGCGATCGACTTGCCCCTGGAGATCGATTTCATGGCCATTTCAAGCTATGGAGCCAGCACGGAATCGAGTGGCGTTGTTCGTATCTTAAAGGATCTTGATACAAGCCTGGAGGATAAAGACGTTCTCATCGTTGAGGACATCGTCGATACAGGGCTAACACTCAGATATATCAGGGAGAATTTGTGGTCTCGTAATCCGGCCAGTTTGCGTGTCTGTACCCTCTTGAACAAACAGAAAGCCCGCAAGGCTGATGTTCAGCTGGATTATGTCGGCTTCGAGATTCCGGATCATTTTGTGATCGGCTACGGTCTCGATTTTGTCGAGAATTACCGTAATCTGCCGTTTGTAGGAATCCTGAAAGCGGAGCTGTACGCCGCCAAGGTTTGA
- a CDS encoding MBL fold metallo-hydrolase, producing the protein MEIIWLGHSCFRLKSRDAVLLIDPYDKSIGYNLGKPTADIVAVTHQHPGHAHTVAIAGNPKIISGPGEYEVKGVVITGIRTFHDDENGQRLGKNTAYLVEMDDLVICHLGDLGHVLTAEQVEALSDVNILLVPVGGFNTINASQAVEIINLVEPKIAIPMHYKTEAAKVDLDPLDRFTHEIGLKHYEPQPKLVVNKGSLPEELEITVLEYRKL; encoded by the coding sequence ATGGAGATCATTTGGCTGGGCCATTCGTGTTTCCGCTTGAAATCCCGCGATGCGGTATTGCTGATCGATCCTTATGATAAGAGCATCGGCTATAACCTGGGAAAGCCAACTGCGGATATCGTAGCCGTAACTCACCAGCATCCAGGGCATGCCCATACAGTGGCCATTGCCGGGAATCCAAAGATCATCAGTGGGCCGGGAGAGTATGAGGTCAAAGGGGTAGTGATCACTGGCATCAGGACATTTCACGACGATGAGAATGGGCAGAGGTTAGGCAAAAATACAGCTTACCTAGTCGAGATGGATGACCTTGTTATCTGTCATCTGGGCGACTTAGGGCACGTGTTGACGGCGGAGCAGGTAGAAGCGCTGAGCGATGTGAACATCTTGCTGGTTCCAGTGGGAGGGTTCAACACGATTAACGCTTCTCAGGCGGTGGAAATAATAAACTTGGTCGAGCCAAAGATCGCTATCCCCATGCATTATAAGACAGAGGCGGCCAAGGTGGATTTGGATCCACTGGATCGCTTCACCCATGAGATTGGGCTTAAGCACTATGAGCCGCAGCCGAAACTGGTGGTAAACAAGGGTTCGTTGCCGGAGGAGCTCGAGATCACAGTTCTAGAATATCGGAAACTTTGA
- a CDS encoding DUF4340 domain-containing protein yields MSFKTTAILLVILLVLGGFVYWLEYRPGRPQEKAQLSVFNFKVEDVNSIEVEHNGRSTVVTKKEDRWQMLKPEQVEADKWRVEGVLTRLGSLTATRVLDNPGQDLATYGLSNPQAEAKVTLTGAKREILFIGDKNPEGTAYYANLPAGDKVYLIPSQIADDLIKMVDQPPKGTPTPTPAPTSAPSPTATPPS; encoded by the coding sequence GTGAGCTTCAAAACTACGGCTATCTTACTCGTTATTCTCCTCGTTCTGGGAGGTTTTGTTTACTGGTTGGAGTACAGACCAGGCCGCCCGCAGGAGAAGGCGCAGCTATCTGTCTTCAACTTTAAGGTTGAGGATGTGAACTCCATCGAGGTGGAGCATAATGGCCGGTCAACGGTGGTCACTAAGAAGGAAGATCGCTGGCAAATGCTCAAGCCTGAGCAGGTAGAAGCTGATAAGTGGCGTGTAGAGGGGGTATTGACCAGGCTTGGTTCCCTGACAGCGACGAGGGTCCTCGATAATCCCGGACAGGATCTGGCAACCTACGGATTGTCTAACCCTCAAGCGGAGGCGAAAGTCACCTTGACAGGGGCAAAACGAGAGATATTATTCATCGGCGACAAGAATCCGGAGGGCACCGCCTACTATGCCAATCTTCCAGCTGGAGATAAGGTTTACCTTATCCCCAGTCAAATCGCTGATGATCTAATAAAGATGGTGGATCAGCCCCCGAAGGGCACACCTACGCCGACACCAGCCCCAACGTCTGCTCCTTCTCCGACGGCGACGCCACCTTCATAA
- a CDS encoding GldG family protein, which yields MRNQGTALSKRLPALLGLVGVGCLLIAGGLYLVTAEFDRKIWSLLIVGLGLLAISGLESWEAILKAGRGRTARYGSNTVVMSIAFVGILALLNILAAKHVWNLDLTANKQYTLSPQTIQILKRIKEPLQVTAFYSQQQSDRQAMQDLLKEYQAHSDKIQVRFVDPDRQPTLARQYQIASYGTTVFEYNGRKQKVMGSDEQDVTSAILRVISNESKKVYFLTGHGEMSIDSSDRRGGSAARRALEADNYQVSSLALATSGKVPDDTSVLIIAAPQKPFLEQEKSALKDYLKRGGRSLILNEPGTVPDAAQLLQDWGVDIGTGLVVDEGSPLLNDVLTPLITHYRWSEITKDLPMTIFPTVTSVTPRKELPKGVTVSTIAETTDKSWLEKDTKVAHYDEGIDTKGPISIAVTVETEKQAGGTTGNEKAATEKTANHPQTRMVVVGDVDFATNAFLDSVGNRDFFLNSVDWLAQSEDLIGIRAKPPQDRRLFLTGTEMNLIFYSSVIFLPLAVLLAGGAVWWTRR from the coding sequence ATGCGGAATCAGGGAACGGCTTTGTCGAAAAGATTACCGGCCCTGTTGGGCCTGGTTGGAGTGGGGTGTCTGCTCATTGCTGGGGGGCTTTATCTGGTTACGGCAGAATTCGATCGTAAGATATGGTCACTGTTGATCGTCGGCCTTGGGCTCTTAGCCATCTCTGGACTTGAATCGTGGGAAGCAATCCTTAAGGCTGGCCGAGGAAGAACGGCCCGCTACGGCTCGAACACGGTAGTAATGAGCATCGCCTTCGTGGGCATTCTGGCCCTTCTCAATATCCTTGCAGCCAAACACGTGTGGAACCTGGATCTCACTGCCAATAAACAATATACCTTGTCCCCGCAGACTATACAGATACTGAAGCGAATTAAGGAGCCGCTACAGGTTACGGCCTTTTACTCCCAGCAGCAGTCAGATAGACAGGCTATGCAGGATTTGCTGAAGGAGTACCAGGCTCATTCGGATAAGATACAGGTGCGATTTGTTGACCCAGACCGTCAGCCAACCCTGGCTCGACAATACCAGATAGCGAGTTATGGTACAACCGTGTTCGAATACAATGGCAGAAAGCAGAAGGTGATGGGCAGCGACGAACAGGATGTGACCAGTGCCATCCTTAGGGTCATTAGTAACGAATCAAAGAAAGTGTACTTTCTTACTGGTCACGGCGAAATGAGTATTGATAGCTCTGACCGCAGAGGTGGGAGCGCAGCCAGGAGAGCACTTGAGGCGGACAACTATCAAGTATCTTCTCTTGCCCTGGCTACAAGTGGTAAGGTACCGGATGATACCAGCGTCTTAATCATTGCGGCCCCTCAAAAGCCATTCCTTGAGCAGGAGAAGAGTGCCCTTAAAGACTATCTGAAGCGCGGAGGGAGGTCCCTTATCCTGAATGAGCCTGGCACGGTACCAGATGCAGCCCAGCTTCTGCAAGACTGGGGGGTTGACATTGGGACCGGTCTGGTAGTAGATGAAGGCAGCCCATTGCTCAATGATGTCTTGACTCCGCTCATTACGCACTATCGCTGGAGCGAGATTACCAAAGATTTGCCTATGACTATCTTTCCTACAGTAACCTCAGTCACGCCAAGAAAGGAGCTGCCTAAGGGCGTTACAGTATCGACCATCGCTGAGACCACGGACAAGAGCTGGCTGGAGAAGGATACCAAGGTGGCCCACTACGATGAGGGCATAGACACGAAAGGCCCTATCTCTATTGCGGTTACGGTGGAGACTGAAAAACAGGCTGGCGGGACGACGGGAAATGAAAAGGCTGCCACGGAGAAAACAGCCAATCACCCCCAAACAAGAATGGTGGTTGTCGGAGATGTTGACTTTGCCACCAATGCCTTCCTGGACAGTGTGGGAAACCGTGACTTCTTCCTTAACTCGGTCGACTGGCTGGCTCAATCGGAGGACCTTATCGGCATTCGAGCTAAGCCACCCCAGGACCGCCGCCTCTTCCTGACAGGCACGGAAATGAACCTTATCTTTTACTCCAGTGTCATTTTCCTGCCTCTGGCTGTTCTCCTGGCAGGAGGAGCAGTATGGTGGACGAGGAGGTAG
- the tilS gene encoding tRNA lysidine(34) synthetase TilS, protein MLVEKMRTAITKYQMFRSGDLVVVGVSGGPDSVVLLHALTSISRQDDIALHVAHLNHMLRGEQAAHEAEYVELLAKSLGWPVTIAKRDVPALRRQRRTSLEEAARIARYTFFAELVKNLGARCVAIGHTADDQVETVMMHWLRGSGLAGLRGMLPVNTYRLKTMDGTQTLGLRVVRPMLEVTRFEVEDYCQKNWLQPCLDSSNLDLSFRRNRIRHEVIPYLETLNPRLREGIIRMARLVADDYAYIQEKVSDVWNSVVREGAEGLYFDLSTWLTLSSALRRHLLKRAVAQLRGDLCELSAANIEKALELISEGRAGSKLSWPHGLNLLKLYKSFLLCLSPPECSLWPQDTEPIVIPGETRIGGTNWQVSTRLSKERCSDASDDPWHADLDYDAVGYPLTVRRREVGDRFQPLGMQQEKKLQDFFVDAKIPRYKRDAVPILVSPKGILWVVGLRIDERVKVTEQTRNVLCIRFAERQDEIKPALAE, encoded by the coding sequence ATGTTAGTGGAGAAGATGCGAACAGCCATCACCAAGTACCAGATGTTTCGAAGTGGTGATCTGGTAGTCGTCGGCGTGTCCGGTGGACCAGATTCCGTGGTCCTGCTGCATGCCCTCACCTCCATCTCCCGCCAGGATGATATTGCTTTGCACGTGGCCCACTTGAACCATATGTTACGCGGTGAGCAGGCTGCTCATGAAGCTGAATATGTTGAGCTTCTGGCGAAGAGTCTGGGTTGGCCGGTGACTATAGCGAAGAGAGACGTGCCGGCGCTGCGTCGCCAAAGACGAACATCCCTCGAAGAGGCGGCCAGAATAGCCCGCTACACATTCTTTGCCGAGCTGGTCAAGAACTTGGGGGCTCGTTGTGTAGCCATTGGGCATACGGCTGATGACCAGGTAGAAACGGTTATGATGCACTGGTTGCGAGGTAGCGGACTGGCTGGCTTGCGCGGCATGTTGCCAGTCAATACCTATCGGTTAAAGACAATGGATGGGACACAAACGCTGGGATTGCGTGTTGTGCGCCCAATGCTCGAAGTGACGAGGTTTGAAGTGGAGGACTACTGTCAAAAGAATTGGCTTCAACCGTGTCTGGACAGTTCTAACCTAGATCTGAGCTTCCGGCGCAACCGTATCCGCCACGAGGTCATCCCCTATTTGGAGACATTGAATCCTCGCCTGCGGGAAGGGATCATCCGTATGGCTCGCCTGGTGGCTGATGATTACGCCTATATTCAGGAGAAGGTCTCTGATGTTTGGAACAGCGTGGTTCGTGAGGGAGCGGAGGGCCTCTATTTCGATTTATCCACCTGGCTAACGTTATCGTCGGCGCTGCGACGCCACCTGCTAAAGCGGGCTGTAGCCCAACTGCGAGGTGATCTTTGCGAACTATCCGCCGCTAATATCGAAAAAGCGCTGGAGCTCATTTCAGAGGGACGGGCGGGTAGCAAACTCTCTTGGCCACATGGCCTCAATCTGTTAAAATTATATAAATCCTTCTTGCTTTGTCTAAGTCCCCCTGAGTGCTCTCTGTGGCCACAGGACACGGAACCGATCGTTATTCCCGGAGAAACGAGGATAGGCGGCACCAATTGGCAGGTGAGTACACGGCTGTCGAAGGAGAGATGCAGCGATGCCAGTGATGATCCTTGGCATGCCGATCTTGACTACGATGCTGTCGGCTATCCGCTAACTGTGCGGAGAAGGGAGGTGGGAGATCGCTTTCAACCGCTGGGTATGCAGCAAGAGAAGAAGCTACAGGATTTCTTCGTCGATGCCAAGATTCCACGCTATAAACGTGATGCAGTTCCTATTCTTGTTTCTCCTAAGGGAATCCTCTGGGTGGTGGGGCTTCGCATAGATGAGCGGGTCAAGGTTACTGAACAGACACGCAATGTGCTCTGTATAAGATTTGCTGAACGACAGGATGAAATTAAGCCAGCGCTGGCTGAATGA
- a CDS encoding M23 family metallopeptidase — protein sequence MLERLSDPSLSKRWETILQLLDGVEASEGALILQCSPSLGPWMGSIIDTRTLARYVAHVITILLTLLVALSAATSWQTARRDRAASFGGASYIESHISRLNESLIKPALPATIGSFFGIRTTEVDRADAGQNDGTAETFASTLSTVSSASESKTPLKPIQYKVAAGDTVTSIAARFAVTAESIIWANDLEDDPDHLAIGRELVIPPVAGMLHRVREGNTVVEIAQKYQVEPKVIIEANSLESPYILRLGQLLVIPGGKLPARPIPVARNKGELSSAAKPQRALGRFIWPTHGSITTYFGERGHHGLDIANRSGTPIYAADNGRVIAVRKQSYDYGWHIVIDHGNGFTTLYAHLSGFNVDYGQWVERGAVIGWMGSTGRSTGPHLHFEITLGGTLRNPLTFLP from the coding sequence GTGCTCGAGCGACTCTCAGACCCCTCCTTAAGCAAGCGCTGGGAAACAATCCTACAGCTTCTCGATGGGGTAGAGGCATCAGAGGGAGCGCTAATCCTACAATGTTCACCATCTTTGGGCCCTTGGATGGGGAGCATTATCGACACAAGAACGCTCGCCCGTTATGTTGCCCATGTGATTACCATATTGTTAACGCTTTTGGTCGCCCTTTCCGCTGCGACCAGCTGGCAAACAGCTCGCCGGGATAGAGCAGCCTCCTTTGGAGGCGCCTCATACATCGAAAGTCATATCTCTCGCTTAAACGAGTCCTTGATCAAACCAGCCCTTCCAGCAACGATAGGCTCCTTCTTCGGAATCCGCACCACCGAGGTGGATCGAGCTGACGCAGGCCAAAATGATGGAACAGCGGAAACATTTGCCTCCACCCTCAGCACCGTGTCATCTGCCTCAGAATCCAAGACACCACTCAAACCGATCCAGTATAAAGTTGCCGCCGGTGATACGGTCACCAGCATCGCGGCCAGGTTCGCCGTCACAGCAGAATCTATCATCTGGGCCAACGACCTTGAAGATGACCCTGATCACCTCGCCATCGGCCGCGAGCTCGTTATTCCTCCTGTGGCCGGCATGCTGCATAGGGTTCGGGAAGGCAACACAGTGGTTGAGATAGCCCAGAAGTATCAGGTTGAGCCAAAGGTCATCATCGAGGCGAATAGTCTAGAATCTCCTTATATCCTTAGACTTGGTCAGCTACTGGTCATCCCCGGAGGCAAGCTACCAGCCAGGCCCATCCCGGTCGCCAGGAACAAAGGCGAGTTGAGCAGCGCAGCTAAACCACAACGGGCGCTAGGGAGATTTATCTGGCCCACACACGGCTCGATTACCACCTATTTCGGCGAAAGGGGACATCATGGCCTAGATATTGCCAATCGCAGCGGTACACCGATCTACGCCGCCGACAATGGGCGTGTCATCGCTGTCCGCAAGCAGTCCTACGATTATGGCTGGCATATCGTGATCGATCACGGGAACGGTTTCACGACCCTATATGCTCATCTTTCTGGATTCAACGTTGATTATGGACAATGGGTGGAGCGAGGGGCCGTGATTGGCTGGATGGGGAGCACAGGCCGTAGCACTGGCCCACATCTACACTTCGAGATCACTTTGGGGGGCACGCTGCGCAATCCGTTGACGTTCCTCCCTTGA
- a CDS encoding CTP synthase, which yields MAKYVFVTGGVVSGVGKGVTVASLGRLMKSRGLSVAVVKVDPYLNVDPGTMNPYQHGECFVTEDGAETDLDLGHYERFIDENLSKASNVTTGQVYSSIINRERRGDFLGGTIQVIPHITNEIKQRIAKVAKQTGAQLVIAEIGGVVGDIEGLPFLEAIRQMHRELGSDNVLYIHTTWLPYIGATGELKTKPTQHSVNELRRIGIQPDVIVCRSDHPMSDDLKDKIALFCDVERRAVIPLPTVETVYEVPLILENANLGNFVVEHLQLPAGEPQLDEWQIMVNKIKQPKPELRIGLVGKYVELADAYLSVREALHHAGIYYDRAIVIDLIDSDSLLHEGNEDRLSCVNGIVIPGGFGYRGIEGKIRAARYARRMKIPYLGLCLGMQVMVIDLAREVFRSDAPNSTEFDPNTPCPVIDLLPEQRAMSMKGGTMRLGAYPCRLIPGTKAAAAYDQPLVQERHRHRYEFNNEYRDILVAAGLVVSGVSPDERLVEIAEIADHPWMVGTQFHPEFKSRPNRPHPLFRDFIGAAMQTLREGDQQPLPLEQALI from the coding sequence ATGGCTAAATACGTTTTCGTCACGGGCGGTGTAGTCTCTGGGGTAGGGAAAGGGGTCACCGTCGCCTCTTTAGGTAGGTTGATGAAGAGCCGTGGATTATCGGTAGCCGTCGTCAAGGTTGACCCCTACCTCAACGTAGACCCCGGCACGATGAACCCCTATCAACACGGCGAGTGCTTCGTCACCGAAGATGGGGCAGAGACCGACCTGGATCTTGGACATTACGAGCGTTTCATCGACGAGAATCTCTCCAAAGCCTCCAACGTGACCACTGGCCAGGTGTATTCCTCCATCATCAACCGAGAAAGGCGTGGAGACTTCCTCGGCGGCACCATCCAGGTCATTCCGCATATCACCAACGAAATCAAACAGCGCATCGCCAAAGTAGCCAAACAGACCGGTGCACAGCTAGTCATCGCTGAAATAGGTGGCGTGGTTGGCGACATTGAGGGACTGCCCTTCCTTGAAGCTATTCGCCAGATGCACCGGGAGCTTGGGAGCGATAACGTGCTGTACATCCATACCACCTGGCTCCCTTATATCGGCGCCACTGGTGAGTTAAAGACCAAGCCCACCCAGCACAGCGTCAATGAGCTGCGCCGCATTGGTATCCAGCCAGATGTTATCGTTTGTCGATCAGATCACCCGATGAGCGATGATCTCAAAGATAAGATCGCCCTCTTCTGCGACGTAGAAAGGCGAGCCGTGATTCCCCTACCTACAGTCGAGACCGTTTATGAGGTACCGCTCATCCTGGAAAATGCGAATCTCGGTAATTTCGTCGTCGAACACCTCCAACTGCCGGCTGGTGAGCCTCAGTTGGACGAATGGCAGATCATGGTCAATAAGATCAAACAACCCAAACCGGAGCTACGCATCGGTCTGGTTGGAAAATACGTCGAGTTGGCCGATGCTTATCTCTCGGTCAGAGAAGCACTGCACCACGCAGGCATATACTATGACCGCGCTATTGTTATCGATTTAATCGATTCAGACTCGCTCCTCCATGAGGGTAATGAGGACAGGCTTTCTTGCGTGAACGGCATCGTCATCCCGGGGGGTTTTGGCTACCGTGGCATCGAGGGCAAGATCCGTGCCGCCAGATACGCGCGGCGCATGAAGATACCATATCTCGGTCTTTGCCTGGGTATGCAGGTAATGGTCATCGATTTGGCCCGTGAGGTTTTTCGATCGGATGCGCCCAACAGCACCGAATTTGATCCTAATACCCCCTGTCCAGTCATCGATCTCCTGCCAGAGCAACGCGCTATGTCTATGAAAGGAGGAACAATGCGGCTGGGTGCCTATCCGTGCCGGCTTATCCCGGGCACGAAGGCGGCGGCTGCCTATGATCAGCCATTGGTCCAAGAGCGGCACCGGCACCGCTATGAATTCAATAATGAGTACCGCGATATCCTCGTCGCGGCGGGTTTAGTCGTCAGCGGTGTCTCGCCGGATGAACGCCTCGTTGAGATCGCAGAGATCGCCGATCACCCCTGGATGGTCGGCACACAATTTCATCCTGAGTTTAAGTCACGACCCAATAGACCACATCCCTTGTTCCGTGATTTCATCGGCGCGGCGATGCAAACCTTGCGTGAGGGTGACCAACAACCACTACCGCTCGAACAGGCATTAATTTGA
- the rho gene encoding transcription termination factor Rho, whose product MNIAELESKTRDELQDIAKDLGISGYSGLRKQELVFRLLQAKTEQQGYLFGEGVLQIMDDGYGFLRHDRLLPGSSDVYVSQSQIRRFGLRTGDMITGQVRPPKESEKFYSLLRVEAVNGLDPEIAKHRPHFDSLTPIFPREMFNLETTANNLTQRLINLVAPIGRGQRGLIVSPPKAGKTTVLKHIANGITANYNDVHLMVVLIGERPEEVTDMKRSVKAEVISSTFDEPVEDHSIVAEMALDRAKRLVESGRDVVILLDSITRLSRAYNLTIPQSGRTLSGGIDPAALYPPKRFFGAARNLEEGGSLTVMATCLIDTGSRMDEVIYEEFKGTGNMELVLDRKLAEKRIFPSIDITRSGTRREELLLDETTLRQAWTMRRMVAAIGGTEGIELLLTRMSKTANNKEFLATLTKDIV is encoded by the coding sequence ATGAACATCGCTGAACTTGAATCAAAAACGCGTGATGAGTTGCAGGATATAGCTAAGGATCTGGGCATCTCCGGCTACAGTGGACTAAGGAAGCAGGAACTAGTTTTCCGTTTGCTCCAGGCTAAAACTGAACAGCAGGGTTATCTATTCGGTGAAGGTGTATTGCAGATCATGGACGATGGCTATGGGTTCCTGCGCCATGATCGCCTTTTGCCCGGATCGTCTGACGTATACGTGTCTCAATCACAGATACGCCGATTCGGGCTTCGCACCGGAGATATGATCACCGGGCAGGTACGCCCGCCAAAGGAGAGCGAGAAGTTTTATAGCCTCCTGCGCGTCGAAGCCGTCAACGGACTCGATCCGGAGATAGCCAAACATCGTCCCCACTTCGATTCCCTAACACCCATCTTCCCCCGCGAGATGTTCAATCTGGAAACAACCGCGAATAATCTGACCCAACGCCTCATTAATCTGGTAGCCCCCATAGGGCGGGGACAGCGAGGACTAATCGTCTCCCCACCAAAGGCTGGTAAGACTACTGTTCTTAAGCATATCGCCAACGGCATCACCGCTAACTATAACGACGTCCACCTGATGGTTGTGCTTATCGGTGAGCGTCCAGAAGAGGTCACCGATATGAAGCGCTCTGTCAAAGCTGAGGTGATCAGTTCCACCTTCGATGAACCGGTTGAGGACCATAGCATAGTTGCCGAGATGGCTTTAGATCGAGCAAAGCGCCTGGTGGAAAGCGGCCGTGATGTGGTCATTCTCCTGGATAGTATTACCCGCCTTTCGCGCGCCTATAACCTCACTATCCCCCAAAGTGGACGTACCCTATCCGGGGGCATAGATCCAGCTGCCCTCTACCCACCTAAACGCTTCTTCGGCGCCGCCCGAAATCTTGAGGAGGGAGGCAGCCTCACTGTTATGGCCACTTGTCTGATAGACACCGGCTCCCGTATGGATGAAGTTATCTATGAGGAGTTCAAAGGAACTGGTAATATGGAGCTTGTCCTCGACCGAAAGCTAGCCGAGAAGCGCATCTTTCCATCTATTGATATAACCCGTTCCGGAACTCGCCGTGAAGAGCTGCTGCTGGATGAGACAACCCTACGACAGGCCTGGACTATGCGACGTATGGTGGCGGCTATCGGCGGCACCGAGGGTATCGAACTGCTTCTCACGCGCATGAGTAAGACAGCTAATAACAAGGAATTCCTAGCGACCTTGACTAAAGACATCGTCTAG
- a CDS encoding ABC transporter permease, which yields MRNILALTEKEIKTYFVSPVAYVVMAAFLVVTGFFFAAIISALREASMRYLFYNMSIILLLLSPIITMRLLAEEQRSGTIELLLTNPVRDAEVVLGKFLASLALFILMLVPTALYSLLLFTYGDPDGGPIITGYIGLLLIGAAFLSFGLLASSLTQNQIIAAVISFGGLLVFWFIDALSGILGQTLSGVLDYLSLAQHFYDFPKGVIESQHIVFYVSFIIACLFLTTRSLETRRWR from the coding sequence ATGAGAAACATTTTGGCTCTGACGGAAAAGGAGATAAAGACATATTTCGTTTCGCCAGTGGCTTACGTTGTGATGGCTGCCTTCCTTGTGGTAACAGGATTTTTCTTTGCGGCGATCATCTCTGCGCTACGCGAAGCTAGTATGCGTTATCTCTTTTATAACATGAGTATTATCCTGCTGCTTCTCTCTCCGATCATAACGATGCGCTTGCTGGCGGAGGAGCAACGATCTGGCACCATTGAGTTACTGCTGACTAACCCTGTACGGGATGCAGAGGTGGTTCTGGGCAAGTTTCTGGCCAGTCTTGCCCTTTTCATCTTGATGCTGGTCCCCACGGCGCTCTACTCCTTATTGCTTTTCACTTACGGCGATCCCGATGGGGGTCCCATAATAACCGGCTATATCGGACTGTTGCTCATCGGCGCTGCCTTCCTCTCCTTCGGGCTGCTGGCCTCGTCATTGACTCAGAATCAAATTATCGCCGCTGTCATATCCTTTGGTGGTTTATTGGTCTTCTGGTTCATAGATGCACTTTCAGGGATTCTGGGGCAGACTCTATCTGGTGTGCTGGATTATCTCTCGTTGGCTCAACATTTCTACGATTTCCCGAAAGGTGTCATTGAGAGCCAGCACATCGTCTTTTATGTTAGTTTCATTATAGCTTGCCTCTTTTTGACGACCAGATCGCTAGAAACGAGGAGGTGGAGGTAG